From Candidatus Eremiobacterota bacterium, the proteins below share one genomic window:
- a CDS encoding aldehyde dehydrogenase family protein, producing MKANGRVPVRKMYKLYINGAFARSESGRSDQIDGENVAHASRKDVRDAVVAARAAQEKWAGQTPALRGLVLYRLAEMMEARQAELAAQLVTGGTVDASEAEREVAAAVDRTVWYAGWCDKYLSLASTRNPVGGPHFNFSTPEPTGVVALLAPDEPALLGLVTAVLPVLVSGNAVVVVAGERDPRAAVVFAECLATSDLPGGACNVLTGTRAELGPVLAGHMDVNALGAFGLDAATEKRLAELGAENVKRTRFEECPRRKAWFDERYDDLERVLAYTELKTIWHPARI from the coding sequence ATGAAGGCGAACGGCCGCGTCCCGGTTCGGAAGATGTACAAGCTCTACATCAACGGGGCGTTCGCGCGCAGCGAGTCCGGGCGCAGCGACCAGATCGACGGCGAGAACGTCGCTCACGCCTCGCGCAAGGACGTGCGGGACGCGGTCGTGGCGGCGCGCGCGGCGCAGGAAAAGTGGGCCGGCCAGACGCCGGCGCTGCGCGGACTGGTCCTCTACCGGCTCGCCGAGATGATGGAGGCCCGCCAGGCGGAGCTGGCGGCGCAGCTCGTGACCGGCGGCACCGTCGACGCAAGCGAGGCCGAGCGCGAGGTCGCCGCGGCGGTCGACCGGACGGTCTGGTACGCGGGCTGGTGCGACAAGTACCTCTCGCTCGCCTCGACGCGCAATCCGGTCGGCGGGCCGCACTTCAACTTCTCCACCCCCGAGCCGACCGGGGTCGTCGCACTGCTGGCGCCCGACGAGCCGGCGCTGCTCGGCCTGGTCACCGCCGTGCTGCCGGTGCTGGTCAGCGGCAACGCCGTCGTCGTCGTCGCCGGCGAGCGCGATCCGCGCGCCGCGGTGGTCTTCGCCGAGTGCCTGGCGACGAGCGACCTGCCGGGCGGTGCCTGCAACGTTCTGACCGGGACGCGCGCGGAATTAGGCCCGGTCCTGGCCGGCCACATGGACGTCAACGCGCTCGGCGCCTTCGGCCTCGACGCTGCGACCGAGAAACGCCTGGCCGAGCTCGGCGCGGAGAACGTGAAACGCACGCGCTTCGAGGAATGCCCGCGGCGCAAAGCCTGGTTCGACGAGCGCTACGACGACCTCGAGCGCGTCCTCGCGTACACCGAGCTCAAGACGATCTGGCACCCGGCGCGCATCTAG
- a CDS encoding aldehyde ferredoxin oxidoreductase family protein, with protein sequence MRTEPRPHTAAGTYAGPRELLEVDLTTRTWRRGVLGDEVFADALGGVGLAVRLIDERVHGPIDPLGAENPIVFAAGPFASTPVPAANKHALATISPLTGLLNEGLSSSHFSAVLRRCGLAALVITGVAEEWTTLAIDGDQIRFEDASPLVGLSARETAKSLRAAYGDRSLRVCAIGAAGERGVRFASVENDGRQAGRGGTGAVFGAKRLKAVALRGKGEVSIADPRATAALSATLRERALGPKTAKYRVLGTGANLRVLQRMGQLPTRNFTAAQFEGAENVTPERARESNGTYLELRAGCAGCPVQCEHLYVRKQRDRRAAAASEYESVWAFGPNCGVDDLDAVLDAIARCDELGLDTISTGSAIAFAMECAQHDLVPRDAFGAELRFGNAAVLLPAIDAIAERRAGLGDLLADGVRAAAQRIGRGAERFAMHCKGLELPGYEPRALPTYALGLATCTRGACHNRAATYDRDLRDPSAERDDAARALDAIAAEDRAIAWDSLVLCKFVRDCFDDFETEAAALWSAVSGLPLDADGLRAAAQRTWERKRAINARLGWSLDDDTLPERLFAEPVAGGPHAGRRVDPEYLRALRAEYESLRASSAAFV encoded by the coding sequence ATGAGGACGGAACCGCGTCCGCACACCGCCGCGGGAACGTACGCCGGGCCGCGCGAGCTGCTCGAGGTGGATCTCACCACGCGCACCTGGCGCCGCGGCGTGCTCGGCGACGAGGTGTTCGCCGACGCGCTCGGCGGCGTCGGGCTCGCGGTGCGGCTGATCGACGAGCGCGTGCACGGTCCGATCGATCCGCTCGGAGCGGAGAACCCGATCGTCTTCGCGGCCGGACCGTTCGCGTCGACGCCGGTTCCCGCTGCGAACAAGCACGCGCTGGCGACGATCTCGCCGCTCACCGGCTTGTTGAACGAAGGCCTCTCGTCGAGCCACTTCTCTGCGGTACTCCGCCGCTGCGGCCTCGCGGCGCTCGTGATCACCGGCGTCGCCGAAGAGTGGACGACGCTTGCGATCGACGGCGACCAGATTCGTTTCGAGGACGCCTCGCCGCTGGTGGGCTTGTCGGCGCGTGAGACGGCGAAGTCTTTGCGCGCTGCCTACGGTGACCGTTCGCTCCGCGTCTGCGCGATCGGCGCCGCGGGCGAGCGCGGCGTACGGTTTGCCTCGGTCGAAAACGACGGGCGCCAAGCTGGCCGCGGCGGAACCGGGGCGGTCTTCGGCGCGAAGCGGCTCAAGGCGGTGGCGCTGCGCGGGAAGGGTGAGGTTTCGATAGCCGATCCGCGCGCGACCGCGGCGCTTTCGGCGACGTTGCGCGAGCGCGCGCTCGGCCCGAAGACGGCGAAGTACCGCGTGCTGGGGACGGGTGCGAACCTGCGCGTGCTGCAGCGGATGGGTCAGCTGCCGACGCGCAACTTCACCGCCGCGCAGTTCGAGGGCGCGGAAAACGTCACGCCCGAGCGCGCGCGCGAGTCGAACGGCACGTATCTGGAGTTGCGCGCCGGTTGCGCCGGTTGTCCGGTGCAGTGCGAGCACCTGTACGTGCGCAAGCAGCGCGACCGCCGCGCCGCGGCGGCGAGCGAGTACGAGTCGGTCTGGGCGTTCGGCCCGAACTGTGGCGTCGACGACCTCGACGCGGTGCTCGACGCGATCGCGCGCTGCGATGAGCTCGGCCTCGACACGATCTCGACCGGCTCCGCGATCGCCTTCGCGATGGAGTGCGCGCAGCACGACCTGGTTCCGCGCGACGCGTTCGGCGCCGAGCTGCGCTTCGGCAACGCAGCGGTCTTGCTGCCTGCGATCGACGCGATCGCCGAGCGTCGTGCCGGCTTGGGCGATCTGCTCGCGGACGGCGTGCGTGCCGCCGCGCAGCGGATCGGCCGCGGTGCGGAGCGCTTCGCGATGCACTGCAAGGGTCTGGAGCTGCCCGGCTACGAGCCGCGCGCGCTGCCGACGTACGCGCTCGGCCTGGCGACGTGCACGCGCGGCGCATGCCACAACCGCGCCGCGACGTACGACCGCGACCTGCGCGATCCGTCGGCGGAACGCGACGACGCCGCGCGCGCGCTCGACGCGATCGCAGCCGAAGACCGCGCGATTGCCTGGGACAGCCTGGTGCTGTGCAAGTTCGTGCGCGACTGCTTCGACGATTTTGAGACGGAGGCGGCGGCGCTGTGGAGCGCGGTGAGCGGTCTGCCGCTCGACGCCGACGGCCTGCGCGCCGCCGCGCAGCGCACCTGGGAGCGCAAGCGCGCGATCAACGCGCGCCTCGGCTGGAGCCTCGACGACGACACGCTCCCCGAGCGGCTCTTCGCCGAGCCGGTTGCCGGGGGGCCGCACGCGGGCCGCCGCGTCGATCCGGAGTACCTGCGCGCGTTGCGCGCGGAATACGAGTCGCTGCGCGCATCGTCGGCGGCGTTCGTGTAA
- a CDS encoding P1 family peptidase has translation MRRLLGLIVMLACCVVPANARSPVKVGTLPSGAVDGITDVAGVRVGHVTKVEGTNVRTGATGIIANDDTWNDRVAAATYALNGNGEMSGAHWVDQAGFLEVPIVLTNTLNVGRVDDGVVSWLIAKHPGIGVREDVPLPVVAECDDQGINDIQARSVHAEDVVTMLNAAKPGDFPRGNVGAGTGMRAFAFAAGIGSASRVLPPQLGGYTVGVLVNANTGSRAELRIDGVPVGRTFARELLPVYPRSSGFVAPDRGRAADGSIIIVVATDAPLDHARLRDVAKRAGMGLARAGATSHVSSGDLFIAFSTTHRYPRAGGIVGPPLVSEEDRIDALFEATVEATEAAIDDALFSAHTVTGKGGVTYYNLPFERVRPLLQR, from the coding sequence ATGCGACGACTTCTCGGGCTGATCGTCATGCTGGCGTGCTGCGTGGTGCCCGCGAACGCGCGCTCGCCGGTGAAGGTTGGCACGCTTCCGTCCGGCGCGGTGGACGGGATCACCGACGTCGCCGGCGTGCGCGTGGGGCACGTGACGAAGGTCGAAGGGACGAACGTGCGCACCGGCGCGACCGGGATCATCGCGAACGACGACACGTGGAACGACCGCGTCGCCGCCGCGACGTACGCGCTGAACGGCAACGGCGAGATGAGCGGCGCGCACTGGGTCGACCAAGCCGGCTTTCTCGAGGTTCCGATCGTCCTGACGAACACGTTGAACGTCGGCCGGGTCGACGACGGCGTGGTGTCGTGGCTGATCGCGAAGCATCCGGGAATCGGCGTACGTGAAGACGTGCCGCTTCCGGTCGTCGCCGAATGCGACGATCAAGGCATCAACGACATCCAGGCGCGCTCGGTCCACGCGGAAGACGTCGTCACGATGCTCAACGCCGCGAAGCCGGGCGACTTTCCGCGCGGCAACGTCGGCGCGGGAACGGGGATGCGGGCGTTCGCGTTCGCGGCGGGGATCGGCTCGGCGTCGCGCGTGCTCCCGCCGCAGCTCGGCGGCTACACCGTCGGCGTGCTCGTCAACGCGAACACCGGGTCGCGCGCCGAGCTGCGCATCGACGGGGTACCGGTGGGGCGCACGTTCGCGCGCGAGTTGCTGCCGGTCTACCCGCGCTCGTCAGGCTTTGTCGCGCCGGACCGCGGCCGCGCCGCGGATGGGAGCATCATCATCGTCGTCGCGACCGACGCGCCGCTCGACCACGCGCGTTTGCGCGACGTCGCGAAGCGTGCCGGAATGGGGCTCGCGCGCGCCGGCGCGACCTCGCACGTCTCGAGCGGCGATCTGTTCATCGCGTTCTCGACGACGCATCGCTACCCCCGCGCCGGCGGTATCGTCGGACCACCGCTCGTGAGCGAGGAAGACCGCATCGACGCACTGTTCGAGGCGACCGTCGAAGCGACCGAAGCCGCGATCGACGATGCGCTCTTCAGCGCGCACACGGTCACCGGCAAAGGCGGCGTGACGTACTACAACTTACCGTTCGAGCGCGTGCGCCCGCTGCTGCAGCGCTAG
- a CDS encoding molybdopterin biosynthesis protein: MSERTVFLHDIPLERARERFDEALLQAGVCNEATETLALDDALDRVTARPVIARLSSPHYHACAMDGIAVVAARTAGALETAPLELAPHEAPVVDTGDPLPDGFDAVIPIERVEPRANGYVAIRAAAAPFEHVRAIGEDVVASEVVVPAMRRLGAADLAACAAAGVASVEVVRKPRVAVITTGDELVDVTAEAPPPGAILDSNAVLLRACVRTYGGDVALALRVRDEEEALAGAVRAALAVSDVVVVNAGSSAGRDDYTARIFARFGEVLVHGVAIRPGHPLVLAVARPATASQKAVPLLGIPGYPVSAAICADLFLRPLLERLGRRDSPEARELDVELARKLYSPLGEDEYVRAVAARVGGRLVATPLRRGAGVITSLSRANVLLTIPRFSEGARAGTRVTARALRPLAQIERTLLAVGSHDVALDLLAGRLAADEIDLVSAHVGSIAGLVALRERAAHLAGTHVLDPQTGTYNDAAVRRYGPREPVALVRLARREQGLLVAPGNPLGIRSLADVARTHARYVNRQPDAGTRILLDALLARAALAPDAIAGYERIEFSHLAVGQLVANGSADTGLAIRAAAHAFGLEFVSVAWEPYDLALPAAALEEPRIARVIELLHEPALRAEIKALGGYDCAEAGEVRVVVPEAAAAR, from the coding sequence GTGAGCGAGCGGACCGTCTTCCTGCACGATATCCCGCTAGAACGCGCGCGCGAGCGGTTCGACGAGGCACTGCTGCAGGCGGGTGTTTGCAACGAAGCGACGGAGACGCTTGCGCTCGACGACGCGCTCGACCGCGTCACCGCGCGGCCGGTGATCGCCCGGCTCTCCTCGCCGCACTATCACGCCTGCGCGATGGATGGGATCGCGGTCGTAGCGGCGCGGACGGCCGGCGCGCTCGAGACCGCGCCGCTCGAGCTCGCGCCGCACGAAGCGCCGGTCGTCGACACCGGCGATCCCCTGCCGGACGGGTTCGACGCCGTCATTCCGATCGAGCGGGTCGAACCGCGCGCGAACGGCTACGTCGCGATTCGCGCGGCGGCCGCGCCGTTCGAGCACGTGCGCGCGATCGGCGAAGACGTCGTCGCGAGCGAGGTCGTCGTGCCGGCGATGCGGCGGCTCGGCGCGGCCGATCTGGCCGCTTGCGCCGCGGCGGGCGTCGCGAGCGTCGAGGTCGTTCGGAAGCCGCGCGTCGCGGTGATCACCACCGGCGACGAGCTGGTCGACGTGACGGCCGAGGCGCCGCCGCCCGGCGCGATCCTCGACTCGAACGCCGTTCTGCTGCGCGCGTGCGTTCGCACCTACGGCGGCGACGTAGCGCTCGCGCTGCGCGTGCGCGATGAAGAAGAAGCGCTTGCGGGCGCGGTGCGCGCGGCGCTCGCAGTGAGCGACGTCGTGGTGGTGAACGCCGGCTCCTCGGCCGGACGCGACGACTACACGGCGCGCATCTTCGCGCGGTTCGGCGAGGTGCTGGTGCACGGCGTCGCGATTCGGCCGGGGCATCCGTTGGTGCTCGCCGTCGCGCGTCCTGCGACAGCGTCGCAAAAAGCGGTGCCGCTGCTCGGGATTCCCGGCTATCCGGTGAGCGCCGCGATCTGCGCCGATCTGTTCTTGCGGCCGCTGCTCGAACGGCTCGGACGGCGCGATTCGCCGGAAGCGCGCGAGCTCGACGTCGAGCTGGCGCGCAAGCTGTACTCGCCGCTCGGCGAGGACGAGTACGTGCGCGCGGTCGCGGCGCGCGTCGGCGGCCGGCTCGTCGCGACGCCGCTGCGGCGCGGCGCCGGCGTGATCACCTCGCTCTCGCGCGCCAACGTGCTGCTGACGATCCCGCGCTTCAGCGAGGGCGCGCGCGCCGGAACGCGCGTGACGGCGCGCGCGCTGCGGCCGCTCGCGCAGATCGAGCGCACGCTGCTCGCGGTGGGCAGCCACGACGTCGCGCTCGACCTGCTCGCCGGACGCCTCGCGGCCGACGAGATCGACCTCGTCTCCGCGCACGTCGGCAGCATCGCCGGGCTGGTCGCCCTGCGCGAGCGCGCCGCGCACCTGGCCGGCACGCACGTGCTCGATCCGCAAACGGGAACGTACAACGACGCGGCGGTGCGGCGCTACGGTCCGCGCGAGCCGGTTGCGCTGGTGCGGCTCGCACGGCGCGAGCAAGGTTTGCTGGTCGCGCCCGGCAACCCGCTCGGCATTCGTTCGCTGGCCGACGTGGCGCGAACGCACGCGCGGTACGTCAACCGCCAGCCCGACGCGGGGACGCGGATTCTGCTCGACGCGCTCCTCGCGCGCGCGGCGCTCGCGCCCGATGCGATCGCCGGCTACGAGCGCATCGAGTTCTCGCACCTCGCCGTCGGACAGCTCGTCGCGAACGGCAGCGCCGACACCGGCCTCGCGATTCGCGCCGCTGCGCACGCGTTCGGGTTGGAGTTCGTTTCCGTTGCGTGGGAGCCGTACGATCTCGCGCTGCCGGCGGCGGCGCTCGAGGAGCCGCGGATCGCGCGCGTGATCGAGCTGTTGCACGAGCCGGCGTTGCGTGCCGAGATCAAGGCGCTCGGCGGCTACGATTGTGCCGAGGCCGGCGAGGTGCGCGTCGTCGTGCCGGAAGCGGCGGCGGCGCGGTGA
- a CDS encoding cobalamin-binding protein, with protein MRVVSLLPSATEILFGIGAGDQVVGVTHECDFPAEAKSRPALTSSLLPHELDAAGIDRHVRARVHQGSSLYGLDDAKLAALEPDLIVTQELCAVCAVSYDIVDRAAKRLRGDPRVVSLEPSSLEDVFATIGFLGELTGAHDGARELIGSLRARVGALQARVALRHAEGRLRERERVLVLEWTEPPMSAGHWTPELVELAGGEPLLANPGANSRVLSWEEIAAADPDVVIVAPCGFGLARTHHEIAALPPAAAQAFRTLRAVGTGRAYAMDGNAFVNRPGPRLVDTAELFAAAIEGNVPPQSGSSALASIRRSRAENA; from the coding sequence ATGCGCGTCGTGAGCCTCTTGCCGTCGGCCACGGAGATCCTGTTCGGGATCGGCGCCGGCGACCAGGTGGTCGGCGTCACCCACGAGTGCGACTTTCCGGCCGAAGCGAAGAGCCGCCCGGCGCTCACCTCGTCGCTGCTGCCGCATGAGCTGGACGCCGCCGGGATCGACCGCCACGTGCGCGCGCGCGTTCACCAGGGTTCGTCGCTCTACGGCCTCGACGACGCAAAGCTCGCCGCGCTCGAGCCCGATCTGATCGTCACGCAAGAGCTGTGCGCGGTGTGCGCGGTCTCGTACGACATCGTCGACCGCGCCGCAAAGCGCCTGCGCGGCGACCCGCGGGTGGTCTCCCTTGAACCGTCGTCGCTCGAAGACGTGTTCGCGACGATCGGTTTTCTCGGCGAGCTCACCGGCGCGCACGACGGCGCGCGCGAGCTGATCGGTTCGTTGCGGGCGCGCGTCGGCGCGTTGCAAGCGCGCGTCGCGCTTCGACACGCTGAGGGCAGACTGCGCGAGCGCGAGCGCGTCCTCGTGTTGGAGTGGACCGAGCCGCCGATGAGCGCCGGTCACTGGACGCCCGAGCTCGTCGAGCTCGCCGGCGGCGAACCTCTGCTCGCGAACCCCGGCGCCAACAGCCGCGTGCTGAGCTGGGAGGAGATCGCCGCCGCCGATCCCGACGTCGTGATCGTCGCGCCGTGCGGGTTCGGCCTCGCGCGCACACACCACGAGATCGCCGCCCTTCCGCCCGCTGCGGCGCAAGCATTTCGGACGTTGCGCGCGGTCGGCACGGGACGTGCGTACGCGATGGACGGAAACGCGTTCGTCAACCGTCCCGGCCCGCGGCTCGTCGATACCGCCGAGCTGTTCGCCGCCGCTATCGAGGGGAACGTGCCGCCGCAGTCTGGTTCAAGCGCGCTAGCGTCCATACGCCGTTCGCGCGCCGAAAACGCGTGA
- the pckA gene encoding phosphoenolpyruvate carboxykinase (ATP): MSSLGLDGVGTVYRNQSVAQLYEHALARGEGVLGADGQFVVETGKHTGRSPNDKFFVREPGSETHIDWSVNKPLDAARFDALLGRVGEYLAGKDVFALDCHVGADPRYRLPVRVITEYAWQSLFARELFIDDADDAAETFSPEFTVIDAALFEADPPRDGTNSPTFVVVNFARKIILIGGTRYAGEVKKSVFTVMNYLMPLREVLSMHCSANVGTDGAVAIFFGLSGTGKTTLSADANRPLIGDDEHGWSADGVFNLEGGCYAKVIKLSQAAEPEIWAATHRFGTVLENVAIDPQTRALDLDSQAKTENTRAAYPVDFLPNFVKSGMAGHPKTIIMLTADAFGVLPPIAKLSAEQAMYHFLSGYTAKVAGTERGITEPTATFSACFGAPFMVHHPTVYAKLLGERIAAHEASCWLVNTGWTGGPYGIGKRMKIGYTRAMVNAAIGGRLASARYETEPFFGLAIPTAVPDVPSEVLNPRNAWDDKAAYDAQARRLAGLFANNFKKFEAHASPELRKVAIKA, translated from the coding sequence CTGTCCAGCCTCGGCTTGGACGGCGTCGGGACGGTGTACCGCAACCAGAGCGTCGCGCAGCTCTACGAGCACGCCTTGGCGCGCGGCGAGGGCGTCCTCGGCGCCGACGGGCAGTTCGTCGTCGAGACCGGAAAGCACACCGGCCGCTCGCCGAACGACAAGTTCTTCGTCCGCGAGCCGGGCAGCGAGACGCACATCGACTGGTCGGTGAACAAGCCGCTCGACGCGGCGCGCTTCGACGCGCTCCTGGGCCGCGTCGGCGAGTACCTCGCCGGCAAGGACGTCTTCGCGCTCGACTGCCACGTCGGCGCCGACCCGCGCTACCGGCTTCCGGTCCGCGTCATCACCGAATACGCCTGGCAGTCGCTGTTCGCGCGCGAGCTGTTCATCGACGACGCCGACGACGCCGCTGAGACGTTCTCGCCCGAGTTCACCGTGATCGACGCCGCGCTCTTCGAAGCCGATCCCCCGCGCGACGGCACCAACTCGCCGACGTTCGTCGTCGTCAACTTTGCGCGCAAGATCATCTTGATCGGCGGAACGCGCTACGCCGGCGAGGTCAAGAAGTCGGTCTTCACGGTGATGAACTACCTGATGCCGCTGCGCGAAGTGCTCTCGATGCACTGCTCGGCGAACGTCGGCACGGACGGCGCGGTGGCGATCTTCTTCGGCCTTTCGGGGACCGGCAAGACGACGCTTTCCGCCGACGCGAACCGGCCGCTGATCGGCGACGACGAGCACGGCTGGTCGGCCGACGGCGTCTTCAACCTCGAAGGCGGCTGCTACGCGAAAGTCATCAAGCTCTCGCAGGCAGCCGAACCCGAGATCTGGGCGGCGACGCACCGCTTCGGCACGGTGCTGGAGAACGTCGCGATCGATCCGCAGACGCGCGCGCTCGACCTCGACTCGCAGGCGAAAACGGAGAACACGCGCGCCGCGTACCCGGTCGACTTCCTGCCGAACTTCGTGAAGAGCGGGATGGCGGGGCATCCGAAGACGATCATCATGCTCACCGCCGACGCGTTCGGCGTGCTGCCGCCGATCGCGAAGCTCAGCGCGGAGCAGGCGATGTACCACTTCCTCTCCGGCTACACCGCGAAGGTCGCCGGCACCGAGCGCGGGATCACCGAGCCGACCGCGACGTTCTCGGCCTGCTTCGGCGCGCCGTTCATGGTCCACCATCCGACCGTCTACGCGAAACTGCTCGGCGAGCGGATCGCCGCCCACGAGGCGAGCTGCTGGCTGGTCAACACCGGTTGGACCGGCGGGCCCTACGGCATCGGCAAGCGCATGAAGATCGGCTACACCCGCGCGATGGTGAACGCGGCGATCGGCGGCCGCCTCGCGAGCGCGCGGTACGAGACGGAGCCGTTCTTCGGCCTCGCGATCCCGACGGCGGTGCCCGACGTGCCGAGCGAGGTGCTGAACCCGCGCAACGCCTGGGACGACAAAGCCGCCTACGACGCCCAAGCGCGCAGGCTCGCCGGGCTGTTCGCGAACAACTTCAAAAAGTTCGAAGCGCACGCTTCACCGGAGTTGCGCAAGGTCGCCATCAAGGCATAG
- a CDS encoding SET domain-containing protein-lysine N-methyltransferase: MRSTLAPGLAVRKSAIHGRGCFATIPFARRKKIAEYTGERITNAEAERRGTPRRILRISGLDDRWSLDGSRGGNGTHYINHSCRPNAFMQTIGGKLLVLALRDIEPGEEITVDYVATYHSDKKRCTCGVPGCRGTINKL; encoded by the coding sequence ATGAGGTCGACGCTCGCGCCCGGGCTCGCCGTCCGGAAGTCCGCGATTCACGGCCGCGGCTGCTTCGCGACGATCCCGTTCGCGCGGCGCAAAAAGATCGCCGAGTACACGGGCGAGCGGATCACCAACGCCGAGGCCGAGCGGCGCGGAACGCCGCGCCGCATCTTGCGGATCAGCGGGCTCGACGACCGCTGGAGCCTCGACGGAAGCCGGGGCGGGAACGGCACGCACTACATCAACCACTCGTGCCGCCCGAACGCGTTCATGCAGACGATCGGCGGCAAGTTGCTCGTGCTGGCGCTGCGCGACATCGAGCCGGGCGAGGAGATCACGGTCGACTACGTGGCGACGTACCACTCCGACAAGAAGCGCTGCACGTGCGGGGTGCCGGGCTGCCGTGGCACGATCAACAAACTGTAG
- a CDS encoding histidine phosphatase family protein — MELICVRHGRTAWNADKKFQGHTDVPLDDEGRAQAAELAALLADERIDAAASSDLARAAETARIVLGSRAVSLRLDADWREMQFGEWEGLTWGQIVAADPQLSATGATSVKDYVPGGGESFAELCARVRRAVERVAEEAGENGVALVATHAGPLHALLSVLLGDDAREALHVRFLVASVTRFRRANGVWTLARLNQTAAARSPR, encoded by the coding sequence GTGGAGCTGATCTGCGTCCGGCACGGCCGGACGGCGTGGAACGCTGACAAGAAGTTTCAAGGGCATACCGACGTTCCGCTGGACGACGAAGGCCGCGCGCAGGCGGCGGAGCTCGCCGCGCTGCTCGCGGACGAGCGCATCGACGCGGCCGCGTCGAGCGACTTGGCGCGCGCTGCGGAGACGGCGCGCATCGTGCTCGGTTCGCGCGCGGTCTCGCTGCGGCTTGATGCGGACTGGCGCGAGATGCAGTTCGGCGAGTGGGAAGGGCTCACGTGGGGGCAGATCGTCGCGGCGGACCCGCAGCTGAGCGCGACCGGCGCGACGTCGGTGAAGGACTATGTGCCGGGTGGCGGCGAGTCGTTCGCGGAACTGTGCGCGCGCGTGCGCCGTGCGGTCGAGCGCGTCGCCGAGGAGGCCGGTGAAAACGGCGTCGCGCTCGTCGCCACGCACGCCGGACCGCTGCACGCGCTGCTGAGCGTGTTGCTCGGCGACGACGCGCGCGAAGCTCTGCACGTGCGCTTTCTCGTTGCGTCGGTCACGCGTTTTCGGCGCGCGAACGGCGTATGGACGCTAGCGCGCTTGAACCAGACTGCGGCGGCACGTTCCCCTCGATAG